TGCTCAAGGGTGAGAGGGCCCCTCTGTCGGCCTCTGAAAATAGAGCAACAGATGAGTGAACATCAGTAACCCCCCTGTCCATTTtcactccctttccctccctactctctctgtttctctctcatctctccttctctctctctttcccagccGAGCTGTGCAGGGAGAAATCTGGCTGGCCCAAGCGTCTCACGAGGTCAACTAAAAAACGCTGTCGTCGTGGAAACACAAAAACCTGGGCAAACAAGGCTTGATCAAGAGGAGGTGGCAACATggagaagcagaagagagagagagagggagtgtgaaagGGAGGGGGTGAATAACAAATCACAAAAACTCCAGCTTAGCAACTGTTACTGTTTTCCTGACAGCAAtccagttcaacaataaatctAAACTGACTCACTAAACTATTTTATAATCATTAATCaaaatttgtttgtttgtttatttgttttttaaataacaacCACTTCGATTATATGTGGAAAGTACACATGTGAGGAATCACTTTGTTATTTAGATGATGTTCTCATGTTTACACTGACAACAACAGAACACTTTGTTACGATACTGAATGTTGAAGTGTCTCACTGTTTTCTAGCATATTTCTACATACCTGTACCTGTATAGTTTTTTGCTAAAACTCTTATTATATTATATCTACACATTTCTACAAACCAGCCTTTGTCACTAAGATGAAAAGGtgggtaaaataaataaaaatgaaaaaaaaaaaaaaaaaaaacatttttgcgTGCAACTCTCTTTATTCTTTGTTAAAGACAAACATCTTTAAATGTCTTTTGAGTACTGCTCTGatctctttaaacacacacacacatacataaatactgaAGAGCACAGGTACTGTAGGCATGGTCTCAGCAGATACTTTGTGTGCTGAGGAGATGATGTAGACATTGATCCCCAGAGGCTTACTGCAGCATTTAGAGCCGCTCACAACCTAAACAAATATGAGCTATCAACTGAACATATTCAGTGCAAGTGAACATATTAAGTGCGAGTAATGTCCAAAGGAACATTCATCACaattgaaaacaaataaatgtagaATCTTGAGTCACACCCGAAACATTTGAATTAACCTCTTAATCGCTCATGTATCTCAAAAGCCTATTAGTGTTGAGGTTCAAGGTTTCCATAACTCCAAACAGTATTACGATAGGACTGAAACAGTTCAGTGTTCGACAGAAATGAAGAATAAAGACAAGCCTGTGTGACATACCTAAAAGGTCAGAAATAGCGTGAAAAAAGAAGCCTATATATTgctctggtcagtgtgtgtgtgtcagtgtgttctaAATATGTAGACGAGCGAAAATATCCCATCCAAGGGCACAATGAACACTTCTGTCATGGTCCAGAGAGtgaaaagacaaaaatattTACCGGAACGATACATACAGTGTGCTCCTTCATCTGGACGTGAGCGACACACGAACAAGGACACCCCAGCCTACTCATCACTACAAGGGTCCTCCCAGGGTGCGATGAGAAATACGATTTACGGTTGAGACAGTGAGTAAAGAGTGTTTTTGAGCAGATGAAGACAAACCAGCTTTTGTGCTTCAGGGGAGAATGCTAATCATGTCACTCTGTTTTTCTGCCATGATAAAGCTCCAGCTCTGGTAAAAGATTCACCGCTGTGAACCTTTCACCTCTGCTAATAATGCTATTTTGAGATCTCAACCTCGGTACACACTTCTTTCACCACCAAACTCACAACAACATTACTGACTCCCACCTACACagccacccaaacacacacacacacacacacacacacactcacatacacatacacacacacacacacacacacacacacacacacacacacacacacacacacacacacactcactcacacacacacacacacccacacgcacacacaaacagagaataCAGTATAACATTCAGTATTAATGTCAGTTAGATCTTTGAGTGGGATATCTTTTGGTGATGTATATTTACATAAAGATTCTGCACATATGAAAACCCATGGCTGACTTATCAATGTGAAGTCCACTCTTCCTTGCAGAGTCAAACTCTGAAGTCTTCAGTAGCCCTGTTGAAAATaacaggggtctcaaactcaaattacccgAGGGCCGAATtagcgtccagtctggtcagtaGGGGGCCGGatgcatttttgggtcactttgtctcattgatagcccatgacttacatgtAGAGTCTACGTGTATGCTGTATGAACACAGACTGGTGCAGCAAAAAAACAAGCCTTTAGAGGGCGCACAACACCTCATGAGATGCAAAGACATGACCGCGGTTTCACCCAGAACTGAGCAACAATGAAAAACTGTCTGAGTTTCTTAACATATACCTAAAAAACAGAATTGGCATACCTTAACCTTTGGTGTCTATTTATTTGGCCAAGCACGTCATTTCAGTAGTCCATGAGGTTCATGGTTCAGTCCACGCAAAAACAAGGAGCCCTTCCCAGACATGCATGGAACCAATTGAAGATGTCAGTCAGTCTCTCCTGGGAAATGAGCACAATATCCAAAGGAAAATAACTATTGCTACACCAGTAACTCTGGCTATACTGTCATACTGTTACAGTTAAACATTCCTGATACAAATGGAAAATTACATTAAATGACACATAGATATTGAATTACAttagaaataaatataaattgaTAATTATTTAtgaattctttatttatttattaattggGATATCATAAGGTCTGTGGGTGTCCAATATCTCGATATAGCtgcaaacaatcacacaaataATCTCACAGACACAGCCCAAGATCTGAGGCAGGTGAAAAAGGGAGAATAAACAGAATAATCAATAAAGCGGCCTGAAGTGAGATGGGGAAGGGAAATGAGGTAGTGAACCATTATGAACATATACTGTAAGGTATGGACACCCTTTTACTCTGGGCAATCATCAAGAGCTCGGCCTAATCAGGTGCATCCAATTTCAGCTGCTGGTAAGAGTTATGAAATACAAACGAGAGGTGTCTGTGAGAGGGACTTACTATATATGAAAAAGGAAAGTGCATAGAATTGATTTCTGTGATTCACCCAACAGTGATTCTTCATGCTATCCCTATTACGTcatgttttgttctgtttttttgtttgtttttggcctATGCTTTTGCATTAGTTAGTCATACAACTATTGGCCCTATTTGCCTAAGGAATGAAACAATCTATACAATAGAAAACAAATTGAGGTTTCTTAGTATGTTTTTTGTAAAGCTAGCCAAAGGGAAAGCATATATCATACAACACTTTATAGCTCACAGTTGATATAATACTGGCGATATAAAACCGTGAAAGCTGTTTGAGAACAAAGGTGACGAAAGGACATACATTCTTAGCAACTGGCACAACAAACAAACGCTCGCGTGTCTAGGTGATCGTCATCTATTAATGGTAAAGATATAGCGAAAGTCACGGGAGCGTTTTCAAAAGACGCATGAATCACAGGACAGTGCATGTAAGAGTCACTGTCTTCTCATAAAACAGGCCTAGACCATCGTCCAATAAACCGCAATGTAAAATGTACAAATGCGTTCAAAGAGTTTAATCTTTCACAGACGACATCAACCCATTGTCCATTGTATTATTATACTGAGTTGGGGATTAGTGCATGCTACCTCTACTGTGATAACCTAccgacaatttttttttacagtttccaGGTTCCAGTTTCCAGCTACCAGGGGTGATTCGTTTTAACACAACAAACGCAAGACTATGTCGCTTTCTGTACATAAAGCAACTTCGAACGGAATAATTTGCAGCATGCCCTCCTAATGGGGGAGAGAGCATAAGATTCCTGATGCCCTGATTTGTTGCTCACAGTGGGATTCAACTTTGACACATGTCGACTCATAATGTCCCTGAGATGCCATTTTGAGTTGAATTAAATCGTGAAACGTATGGGTTTAGTTTAGCCTACTTAATAATAAGTTGTTTTGTCTGCGTAGCCAGGGTAGGATGTACCTACACCAGAGTAGTACTTCATGATTTTCTTAGGAGATTCTCATAGGACCAgtgtattttatttcattttgctcACGGACAAAAGTTACACaagttacagtttttttctcaGGCCATTTGAAATGTTTAATTTCAAGTAACCATAAACGACAAGAGTAAATGCCTTTAATGCTACAGATATGTACACATGATAAAATTCAAGTCTCAGGATTCCAAATACTCAACTTAGCACCAGTAGTAACAACTTTCAGAATGCAGAATGCATATATTCAGTGCAGCAAAAGATGACTGTCACAGTCCAAGCAGTGTAAATACGTCTCTCAGGTCTTCAGTCTCAGTAGGCTGGGAGGAACAAACACTAGTGTTAACATAAAGGCCAGTGAGTTGCCTGAGAGTTGCTGAATACAAGGGCCAAAGACAAAGCAGTGTTATATCTGTATTACTTTACAATGTTGTAGGTGTACATTCATAAACATTTTTGTAAGTCAATGTTCTAAAAAATGTGGTAAGTATTACCAGGAGAATGCGGTTGAGTTTCCTGGACAGTCTCACAGAGTTTTGGTGGAGCTCAGCCCAAGCCTTAAAGCCTGTTGTTCTGCAAGCAACAAATGTCTGCCAACAGTATAAATAGTCTGAGAAGACAGGAAAGGTGAGAACAGTTATGATTGGAGTCTGTTTCTTGATTAGAGGAGTAATAGATATACATTAATGTACAGTAAATTTCACATCCTCAgcaaagacatacacaaactGACACTCTGACCTACTGCAGAGACTATATTGTGCAACATCATTCATTTCCAGGTAAGTTCACATAGTCTTACCTTTGTAAGTCATGATGGACATCTTCACCCCTGCCCTTTTCAGCATCCTGAGCCCCTCCCTTTCCTTGCTGTCCTCTCGGTCACAGAAGTAGAGGCGTGCAATGAAGATCCGCAGCCGCAAGTTAGGCATTTGTGACAATAATGTGGATACGCGGTGGGCACAGTCAGAACATGGGGACCAGGAACAGAACCAGGTGACGGAGTAGCAAACCCTCACTCCACCTGGACCAGAATCCCATAGGCTTGGACACAGCGCACCAAGGTGTCGTAGAAATAGAACCTGGATACGGTTATTTGAGTTGATTTATCAAGACGTAGGTGGGGATATAGCCACGGGAAATAATCAAGAATTATTATAAAATACATATGACAATATGACAAATGCACAaaacacattacaaaaaaatCTATACCCTATCTCAGTTCTTGGTTCATTCTCGCTGGTTCGGAGCGCTCCGTCACTCACCTCCACGTGACAGCCAGAGCGATTGCGCAGGTGCCCGaaatcaaaagagagagagttgggtcCAATCCTTCTTTTCACCACAAAGCACAGGTAAGTCTCACACCGACCGCGAGCCCACCGCAGGTTTTTGTAGTGGTAGATGAACTTCTTCTGTGCCAGCAGGACACTGACGGGATGTATGGGAGCATTAGCACTGCgcctcagtgttgtgttgtcatTTAAACACCTGATTTTACTCTTCCATTCATCAGAGGATGTTTTTGAATAATTTTCCATTTGATATTTTTGTACAGTGAAGCAAGTTGATGATTGCAAAAGTAAGTTAACAATTTgtgttggatttttttttacagtaataAGTATGTTTTGTACCACTATGAGGAGCGTATTAACATACCAAGAAAACTGAACAGCCCTTTCTGGGAAGTAAACCCACTagacaatacacatacacatacagcttGGTTCCCGTTATGTCCCCGCACAACTCATCTATCATCAAAAAGCTTTAATCAAGTACATTTTGCAACACAAGCACTGTTCCATAAATGTCTCAAGAATTAGTGCAAGAAATGATTCAGCTGAAGAAAAAATACCCACTTTTAAACTGAATCACTGTGATCGATGGGACCCTATAACTTTTCCTTTCACTCATCCTTCCCCTCCGTTACTCATGCAGGCAGATCATAATGAGTAACAATTAAACACAGTCAGATGCAAATAGTCAGCCTCTGTCTCGGTTTCAGTGTTTAAGGCTTTAGCGAAACCAGAGAAAGTCATAACAGATGCGTAACGTGTGCTCAATCGCACTAAATGTGGAGCGTTTAAAATTTGTATTGCTTTCTATACTGAACAGACAGATTGGACATCATGCcttatattaaaataaaatgacatataacattgtacaatacaatatattatGATACAATATGACTCCTCCTTTgaaatttcaaaacaaaaacactgcatCATGTTTAGAAAAGCTCACCTGTCTAACTTGGTACTCATTTCGAAAGATGAAACCGGCCCACTGCGGCATGCAAAAGTGTGTGAAGGGGGGCTGATCACAGCAAACATATAGAATATCTGTGACACAGAGATGTAGTGCAGTAACTGGGATGCTGGTTGGGCAGAGAAAGTTTTCAAataaaggggggaggggagacaggCATCTAAAAATATCTGTGTCAATCTCTCTACCAGACTGACAGATTTGAAGTCAACTGTCAGTCAATTAATTTGTACTACTCTGAAGTGTAGCTGTGGGCTAGATGTAATTTAAGTTAAGAACATGACAAAAGTCAATACTTGTTAATTCTTGTGTTCTTAATTCTGAAGaaaaactcaactcaaactACACAGATTTAAGACACCATATTGCACTCTTTGAACACAATAGGCTTTAGAGTGACCAGGAATCGGCCCCATGGGTGTTTGACGTGAGCGGTATCCCTGTTCTGTACGTCAGCAAACAGCCTGCAGCGTAACTATGGAAATGACACGATTTTCCAGACCTCCTGCACCCAGTCAGGGAACCCACCACATTGGTTTTCCCTGATGATTAAGACACCCACTGAAAAAAGcttcccacatacacactcccgtTTTTATtcctttccttttgttttcCTCCACCCTCATCCTTTCCACTCGTTTATTTCCCACAAGGGGCCTAAAATGTGGGATAAACCATGGGGGGTCCCAAATAAGCTACAGGATCTGACACCTAACGTATCCACCCTATTATGGAGACCAGGGATTTCCCCCAAAACAGAGTGGGGTGTACCAACCAAGGTCCCTTAGAGGGGCCCCTTACTCTCCAGCATCCAGCCACCAGCATCCAGCGTTACAGCATTACTGAGTCATGGCCAGCTTGGAGATTCTGTTGCAAGACACTGTGATGTTTTTCCTTCTcactggcacacatacacacacactctctctctctctctctctctctcacacacacacacacacaccacaacagacagacatagacacacagacataaacacatacacactcccttacGCACAGGGCCTCCACACTCTGCTGTCTGCTTCCAATGACTCTACCTCACCCTCTCATGCACTCTGTGGTTGGGGAAATCACCGTTTCCCAGAGACCTTTTTTCACTTTTGACCACAACGGCAtgtgatgtgtctgtgcgtcttcAATCTGATTTAACACATCTGGAAGGGATCTGTCTGCTCCTATGATTTACCTTCCGACCGCAAGTAGGCTTCACAGCTCCCTTGCTTCTATCCCACAGTCTGAGCGGCTCGGCATCTGTGCGTCTGAGAGAGCTGGCTAGTaacagaggaggggaagagattgGGACCAAAAAGGTCAGTGCGGACAAGTTTGGCCAACCCATTTCCACATCTGATGTCCCACTGGCCTTCTAACTGGCGTCTATCCATCTGGCTATGTTTTGATCCTCAACTCAACGCcgggtgtgttgtgtttgaaagtgtgatggacgcgtgtgtgtgtgttgtgggaatTGTGTAAGAGTTACTCACCACTGTGGTTTTCACCACAGATGACCTGAGCCTCACATCACTTTCACTGCAATGGCACacaaaggcacagacacagacacagacacacacaatcatagagTCTAGATGGGCTGAGGACCCACCACCAAACAGCAGTAATGTGGAGGAACCGGGACAGGAAATGTCGAGTCATGTTTTCCGAAACCcacccttccacacacaaaaacatacacacacgcacacaggcacgctctctccctctttgacaTACACAGCGAGACAGGCAAATCCaccatgtgcagacacacatgaacacattcacaaacatcaTGCAAGATTGCAGCCCTGGGAAAGTATGCATCTGTTTCCTGAAGGCAATAATAGCTTCAGCACTGTTAGGGTGTCCCTGTGCAGGTGTTCAAGAAAGAGTGATCATGCAGAAAAAGTTAGACGCAACTTCTGCTAACATGTAGGAGAGATGGGTGTTATCATGCAAATGCACTTTATAACAGACTTCAAACagactttaaaaaataaaacctctATCTATTGAGCTGGGTACAATGTCAATGGAATCAATGAGAAGTCCAAAAGGGATTTATAGAATTGAATGAAAGAAATTAGTTGTCTATATAAGTCATCCTTTCCATTTCTATATAATTTAAACCATCATCTAAAGCTCACTTTAGAGTCATGTCAGGTAATGTGCGCCACCTTtaaaccacaaacaaacaccagttTACAGTACAGGCATCCAGCAGCGTGGGCGCGATAACTTAAAAGAGACATTTTAGCCACAGAGCTGTAGTCAGAGCAACCCTGCAATAGCACATATAACCACATGCACATAGCTTGAGAGATAATATCGTTCAGCTACAACCTTGTCTACACCCACATATAAACTGTCAATTCAGTTTGAAAATTGAGGGATATATTTGTACTAGATCACAAATTGCATAAATTGGCGCCATTCGTAAACGGTACAATTCCACAGTCATACACACCACAATGATTATATCTGAGTGTCTTTGTAGAATTGTATAAAATCACTCATGTTTTGCAGAGTCATACCAGGAAACACACGGAGCTGAACTGGGGCAGAAGTAgtgaagagtgagaaagagagaaagttatGTCGACTCACAGAAACCACAGTTTCAATACACCTGTTTAAACAACACTGCAcgagcaaacacacattcatagattATTTTTAGATGCAAGTAATTAGTTGGTGATATGATGAATAAAACTCGTttgacaaaaatatttattttgccactttaaaaaacaaaaacaaataaaacataatgTCTTTTCCAGTGTTACACATTAAGTTCAGATATTTAGGCAAACAATGAATAACTACACATCACACTTAAATAACACCAGTCTTACAAAATgataaataattgaataaataaaaaataataagcCCAGCCCGTTGCTAATTTTCAACTTCATTATGTGAGTATAACCATAGTCTTGCAGGCTTAACATTTCAGCCATGAGGACGTGCTGCATTAGAAAAGGTTGCagaaccacacatgcacacaacaggaATAATTCTCCATGGTTACCATTAGCAGCAGTATGGCCAAAATTCCAAGctcacgtgtgtatgtgtgtgtgtttgtagtggtgGCATTAAATGGAGCATGGCCTTTAGGGTTGATTGTCTTGTCTGCATTTggctccttccttcctccttttaattactttctctcatcccttcttctttgtctctcctcttaTGTTGTTTTTCCCATGAAATGGGAGCACCTCAACACTGGCCTTCAGGGCTACTTTCCATAAGGCTTCCCTTTCAACTGAGCGTAAAACAACACTATAGGCAACCTACCCACTGCTTTACAAGAACAATTTCAGCCTAGCCTCTTAGGTTGTTTTATTTGCTCTTCAAAGAGAAGGTGAAGATGTAAGGAATAGAGACGGGCGCAGCTGCCCTGTATCTCTGGAAGCTCCTGCCGATCCTCCTCACAGGTCTTTCACGAACACTTT
The DNA window shown above is from Clupea harengus chromosome 11, Ch_v2.0.2, whole genome shotgun sequence and carries:
- the aicda gene encoding single-stranded DNA cytosine deaminase — its product is MSTKLDSVLLAQKKFIYHYKNLRWARGRCETYLCFVVKRRIGPNSLSFDFGHLRNRSGCHVEVLFLRHLGALCPSLWDSGPGGVRVCYSVTWFCSWSPCSDCAHRVSTLLSQMPNLRLRIFIARLYFCDREDSKEREGLRMLKRAGVKMSIMTYKDYLYCWQTFVACRTTGFKAWAELHQNSVRLSRKLNRILLPTETEDLRDVFTLLGL